From the Penicillium oxalicum strain HP7-1 chromosome V, whole genome shotgun sequence genome, one window contains:
- a CDS encoding NifU-like protein has translation MSARLTSTKLLRQALSSTRRTLLGAEVCSRNAGAATFGAYRNVSSAARLPTLTASETRRRPTVRPYQQPVIQNGANGMSPTSKRTIFIQTENTPNPDALKFIPNHRVLPEDFPTTFLEYLSPRSTLSPPHPSPLAAKLLDVEGVTSVFYGPDFITVTKSSDAQWAHIKPEIFSLITQAVTAGETIVTTVESVNADGTQDSASDSLSYNEDDDEVVSMIKELLETRIRPAIQEDGGDIELRGFEDGIVLLKLRGACRTCDSSTVTLKNGIESMLMHYIEEVKGVEQVMDPEEEISMHEFAKFEEKLRQQKGAGATASSPIDTAP, from the exons ATGTCTGCTCGACTGACATCAACGAAACTTCTCCGACAAGCTTTGAGCAGTACTCGGCGCACCCTCCTCGGCGCCGAGGTCTGCTCACGAAATGCCGGCGCCGCGACATTCGGCGCATACCGAAACGTTTCTAGCGCTGCCCGCCTGCCGACCCTGACAGCATCGGAAACTCGCCGTCGGCCTACTGTACGGCCATATCAGCAGCCTGTGATTCAAAATGGAGCCAACGGCATGTCACCGACGAGCAAGCGCACCATTTTCATTCAAACAGAGAACACACCCAACCCTGAT GCTTTGAAGTTCATCCCCAACCATCGCGTCCTTCCTGAAGACTTTCCGACTACTTTTCTCGAGTATCTCTCCCCGCGCTCCACACTCTCTCCGCCCCATCCCTCCCCACTCGCTGCCAAGCTGCTCGATGTTGAGGGGGTGACTTCGGTCTTCTACGGTCCCGATTTCATCACCGTCACCAAGTCCAGTGATGCGCAGTGGGCGCACATCAAGCCCGAAATATTCAGCTTAATTACGCAAGCCGTGACCGCTGGTGAGACAATCGTCACCACCGTGGAGTCTGTCAATGCGGATGGTACACAGGACAGCGCAAGCGACTCTTTGTCTTAcaacgaggatgatgacgaggtcgTCAGCATGATCAAGGAACTTCTGGAGACTCGCATTCGACCAGCGATTCAGGAAGACGGAGGAGATATTGAGCTGAGAGGCTTCGAGGACGGAATCGTGTTGCTCAAGTTGCGAGGTGCATGCCGCACCTGCGATTCAAGTACTGTGACCTTGAAGAACGGTATCGAGTCGATGCTGATGCACTAC ATTGAAGAAGTGAAGGGTGTGGAGCAAGTGATGGAtcccgaggaggagatttCCATGCACGAATTTGCCAAGTTCGAGGAGAAGCTGCGTCAGCAGAAAGGCGCTGGTGCCACCGCCAGCAGTCCCATCGACACTGCACCATAG